A part of Synechococcus sp. KORDI-49 genomic DNA contains:
- a CDS encoding glycosyltransferase: MRFLFLHPNFPGQFKYLAAAFAESGHEVRFLCQTHYGRSLPGVERLCLKGGGGHEALEQLQLDQHQRSQKVAEQYRGGLEQLKAAGWIPDVVISHSGWGCGLTVKTIWPDCRHIAYLEWWFDPGSALLHHDASNQELGLTPASGSNLWLRNQALALELVAADHIVSPTPWQRAQLPPSLQHRCQVIFDGVDLSVFQPEPAHRSPTPLLTYGTRGMEPMRCFPQFIRELPGLLADQPQWRIEIAGTDEMNYGGAKPPEGSWGNWARAFLERQGVSGSVSWLGYLPLERYVRWLQSSWCHVYLTQPFVVSWSLMEALACGCPLLASDVAPVRDFCGEGSAELVDHRRPGFLRTSAARLLSPINRTPKLSADIQKQLDRRSSLAFWAAVAGADLTTSD, from the coding sequence ATGCGCTTTCTGTTCCTGCATCCCAACTTCCCGGGCCAGTTCAAGTACCTCGCCGCCGCCTTCGCAGAATCGGGCCATGAGGTGAGGTTTCTCTGCCAGACCCACTACGGCCGTAGCCTTCCTGGCGTGGAGCGGCTCTGCCTGAAGGGTGGCGGCGGCCACGAGGCGCTGGAACAACTGCAGCTGGATCAACACCAACGCAGCCAGAAAGTGGCCGAGCAGTACCGCGGCGGCCTAGAGCAGCTCAAGGCGGCGGGTTGGATACCGGATGTGGTGATCAGTCACAGCGGCTGGGGGTGCGGCTTGACGGTGAAAACCATCTGGCCCGACTGCCGTCACATCGCCTATCTGGAGTGGTGGTTTGACCCGGGCAGTGCTCTTCTGCATCACGATGCCTCTAATCAGGAACTGGGGCTGACACCCGCCTCCGGTTCCAACCTGTGGCTGCGCAATCAGGCGCTGGCGCTGGAACTGGTCGCCGCTGATCACATCGTTTCCCCCACCCCCTGGCAGCGGGCTCAGTTGCCGCCCTCACTGCAACATCGCTGCCAGGTGATCTTCGATGGGGTGGATCTGTCGGTGTTTCAACCGGAGCCAGCCCATCGCTCGCCCACCCCACTGCTGACCTACGGCACCAGGGGAATGGAACCGATGCGCTGCTTCCCGCAGTTCATCCGTGAGCTTCCAGGGTTGCTGGCCGACCAACCGCAGTGGCGGATCGAAATCGCCGGCACCGATGAGATGAACTATGGCGGCGCCAAACCTCCCGAGGGAAGCTGGGGGAACTGGGCCAGGGCATTTCTCGAACGTCAGGGCGTCAGTGGCTCTGTGAGCTGGCTGGGTTACCTGCCCCTGGAACGCTACGTGAGATGGCTGCAAAGCAGCTGGTGCCACGTCTATCTCACGCAGCCGTTCGTGGTGAGCTGGAGCCTGATGGAGGCCCTCGCCTGCGGCTGCCCGTTGCTCGCCAGCGACGTCGCCCCGGTGCGTGATTTCTGCGGCGAGGGCAGTGCCGAATTGGTGGATCATCGCCGTCCGGGATTTCTCAGGACGAGCGCAGCGCGGCTTTTGAGCCCGATCAACCGAACCCCCAAACTCTCAGCCGATATTCAGAAGCAACTGGATCGCAGGTCCAGCCTGGCCTTCTGGGCGGCTGTGGCTGGTGCGGATCTGACCACTTCTGATTGA
- a CDS encoding tetratricopeptide repeat protein, whose protein sequence is MPAAEQQLLPLFQAGRHHEVVAQARQLEVQPQTQPLAANVLAASLFQLGEFGQAASLLEALEATLGQDRDYLSLYGATCRRLGLLQRAEQLLARALQLDPGSMAVRNNYANVLIDLGRDQEARRLLEQVLAEEPDYQDARANLNRLQFRQQPASATPAGPASAEAAARPTWSPADPLMLAFAEEEVKLAGGVGSSAGRALASDLPDPQQREMASEQMQLAEKAVEEGNHSFALKLCSQALTGVGANAKLYATAADAYIGLRRFQEAEICLLQAVSIGGAGINQLINLVSLTSLRGDLTLASHYLDQAAGLDPSHPHLANLRTNLAQRRQSLAGSPYAFLPQWPQP, encoded by the coding sequence ATGCCCGCTGCAGAACAGCAGTTGCTGCCCCTGTTTCAGGCAGGTCGTCACCACGAGGTGGTGGCGCAGGCTCGTCAGCTGGAGGTGCAACCCCAGACCCAGCCCCTGGCGGCGAATGTGCTGGCAGCGTCGCTGTTTCAGCTGGGGGAGTTCGGCCAGGCCGCTTCCTTGCTGGAAGCCCTTGAAGCCACCCTCGGCCAGGACCGTGACTATCTCTCGCTCTACGGGGCGACCTGTCGCCGCCTTGGTTTGCTGCAGCGAGCTGAGCAGCTGTTGGCTCGTGCTCTGCAGTTGGATCCGGGCTCGATGGCCGTGCGCAACAACTACGCCAATGTGCTGATTGATCTGGGCCGTGATCAGGAAGCACGGCGGCTGCTGGAACAGGTGCTGGCAGAAGAACCGGACTATCAGGATGCGAGGGCCAACCTCAACAGGCTGCAGTTCAGGCAGCAACCTGCCAGCGCAACGCCGGCGGGACCCGCATCAGCGGAAGCGGCTGCTCGGCCGACCTGGTCTCCTGCAGATCCATTGATGCTGGCCTTCGCGGAGGAGGAGGTGAAACTCGCTGGAGGAGTGGGGTCGTCCGCGGGTCGCGCTCTTGCCTCGGACCTTCCCGATCCTCAGCAGCGGGAAATGGCCTCCGAGCAGATGCAGCTTGCCGAGAAGGCCGTGGAAGAAGGAAACCACAGCTTTGCTCTCAAGCTCTGCAGCCAGGCCCTGACGGGGGTGGGTGCCAACGCCAAGCTGTACGCCACAGCAGCGGATGCGTACATCGGTTTGCGTCGGTTTCAGGAAGCCGAAATCTGCCTGCTTCAGGCCGTGAGCATCGGGGGAGCGGGGATCAATCAGCTGATCAATCTGGTCAGCCTCACCAGCCTGCGCGGGGACCTCACCCTGGCCTCCCATTACCTCGATCAGGCCGCGGGGCTCGATCCAAGCCACCCTCACCTGGCCAACCTGCGCACCAACCTGGCCCAACGACGTCAGTCCCTGGCCGGCAGCCCTTACGCCTTCCTGCCCCAGTGGCCACAGCCGTGA
- a CDS encoding exo-alpha-sialidase → MLTPAAQALDLCGQLSWGRLLKTPLQEGIWSLLEPCGDQNHAPQLCWIRPDLLACVWMAGGGEGTAGMAIQLSLLEAGCGSWTVPQTISCDPARSEQNPLLFLAGDQLQLIHTAQDVRDPAASEPAGSPFTMQWTARLRQQQLAVAAIAASEPASWAAGAWQPCDDLLPEPAFCRHPPHHLADGRALLPIYRSLEQGGAFGHDHSLVLPLNASGRPASAAVAVPSCIGRVHGSIVAAADGTTLLQFFRSRRADRIYRSHSRDQGASWSAPAPTELPNNNSSIQALRLSSGRLAMIFNRFALHPEPVSGPWGEAAWPRSRWPLAIALSDDDGDSWPWIRSIDHGDGFCGDANWPLNGALAYPSIVEGLPGELHIAYSWAGRLAIRYLCLQEEEILG, encoded by the coding sequence ATGCTGACGCCTGCCGCCCAGGCTCTTGATCTCTGTGGACAGCTGAGCTGGGGACGTCTGCTGAAAACACCGTTGCAGGAGGGCATCTGGTCGCTGCTGGAGCCCTGCGGTGATCAGAACCACGCTCCCCAGCTCTGCTGGATCCGGCCGGATCTGCTGGCCTGCGTGTGGATGGCCGGCGGCGGCGAGGGCACCGCAGGCATGGCGATCCAGCTCAGCCTGCTGGAGGCCGGCTGCGGCAGCTGGACGGTTCCGCAGACCATCTCCTGTGATCCAGCCCGCTCCGAACAGAACCCGCTGCTGTTCCTGGCCGGTGATCAGCTGCAGCTGATTCACACCGCTCAGGATGTGCGCGATCCCGCCGCTTCCGAGCCAGCAGGCTCTCCCTTCACCATGCAGTGGACCGCCCGGCTGCGACAGCAGCAGCTGGCCGTGGCGGCCATCGCTGCATCCGAGCCCGCCAGCTGGGCGGCGGGTGCCTGGCAGCCCTGCGATGACCTGCTGCCGGAGCCGGCTTTCTGCCGCCATCCTCCCCACCACCTGGCGGACGGCCGTGCCTTGCTGCCCATCTATCGCAGCCTCGAGCAGGGTGGAGCCTTCGGGCATGACCACAGCCTTGTGCTGCCGCTCAACGCCAGCGGCCGTCCGGCGTCGGCTGCGGTGGCGGTGCCCTCCTGCATCGGCCGCGTGCATGGCTCGATCGTGGCCGCCGCCGACGGCACAACGCTGCTGCAGTTCTTCCGCAGCCGCCGTGCTGATCGCATTTACCGCTCCCACAGCCGTGATCAGGGAGCCAGTTGGAGCGCGCCAGCGCCCACTGAGCTGCCCAACAACAACAGTTCGATCCAGGCGCTGCGGCTCAGCAGTGGCCGGCTGGCGATGATCTTCAACCGTTTCGCGCTGCATCCGGAGCCCGTGAGCGGCCCCTGGGGTGAGGCGGCTTGGCCCCGCAGCCGCTGGCCCCTGGCGATCGCGCTGAGTGACGACGATGGCGACAGCTGGCCCTGGATCCGCAGCATCGACCATGGCGATGGCTTCTGTGGTGATGCCAACTGGCCGCTGAACGGTGCCCTGGCCTATCCCTCCATCGTGGAGGGGCTGCCAGGCGAGCTGCACATCGCCTACTCCTGGGCCGGGCGACTGGCGATCCGCTACCTCTGCCTGCAGGAGGAGGAGATCCTCGGGTGA
- a CDS encoding sulfatase-like hydrolase/transferase — MAATDVLLISLDSCRFDTFAAAHGCGALPHLSAVGPLHRAQAPSYFTYGSHAAFWMGFTPGVSGSGEPWLNPKAGKLFRMAYAGAAGRDTDGFQLEGANLVEGFRRQGYRTIGSGAVDWFDPGSETGAVLGAPFERFHFAGNTWSLQSQLAWIEQELATVPADQPVFLFLNVGETHVPYWHEGAPWPRFPSPCRPFGGADCSAAESAKRQRACLEWVDGQLSALLNRFMPGTVLLCADHGDCWGEDGLWEHGISHSATLTVPLLLRVRGRPIGEPTARPSPSRTRSALSRLWRWAARRS, encoded by the coding sequence ATGGCTGCCACCGATGTGCTGCTGATCAGCCTCGATTCCTGCCGCTTCGACACCTTTGCGGCGGCCCATGGCTGCGGAGCGCTACCGCATCTCAGTGCCGTCGGACCCCTGCATCGCGCCCAGGCCCCCAGTTATTTCACCTACGGCAGCCACGCCGCCTTCTGGATGGGGTTTACCCCAGGGGTGAGCGGCAGCGGTGAGCCGTGGCTGAATCCCAAGGCCGGCAAGTTGTTCCGGATGGCCTACGCCGGTGCGGCCGGTCGGGACACGGACGGTTTTCAGCTCGAGGGGGCGAATCTGGTGGAGGGTTTCCGCCGCCAGGGGTACCGCACCATCGGCAGCGGCGCCGTGGACTGGTTCGATCCCGGCTCCGAGACCGGGGCGGTGCTTGGAGCGCCCTTTGAACGCTTTCACTTCGCCGGCAACACCTGGAGCCTGCAGAGCCAGCTGGCCTGGATCGAGCAGGAGCTGGCGACCGTGCCTGCCGATCAGCCGGTGTTCCTCTTCCTCAACGTTGGTGAAACCCATGTGCCCTACTGGCATGAGGGGGCACCCTGGCCGCGGTTTCCCAGTCCCTGCCGGCCCTTCGGTGGAGCGGACTGCAGCGCCGCGGAGAGTGCGAAGCGCCAGCGGGCCTGTCTGGAATGGGTCGATGGCCAGCTGTCGGCGTTGCTCAACCGGTTCATGCCCGGCACCGTGCTGCTCTGCGCCGATCACGGCGACTGCTGGGGAGAGGACGGGCTGTGGGAACACGGCATCAGTCACTCCGCCACCCTCACCGTGCCGTTGCTGCTGCGGGTGCGGGGCCGCCCCATCGGCGAGCCGACGGCTAGGCCCAGTCCCAGCCGAACCCGTAGCGCGCTCTCACGCCTGTGGCGGTGGGCCGCAAGGCGGTCCTGA
- a CDS encoding sulfotransferase domain-containing protein has translation MAAAPQRLPDFLVLGTQKGGTTSLQQLLGHHPEVFLAAGKEVHYFSLHHDQPLSWYAAHYATAAADQRCGDITPFYLFHPEIPGRIRALLPQVKLIALLRDPVERALSQVFHARRLGFEPLEPAEALAAEPARLASGDPFSLQKHSYVARSRYLEQLQRYEALFPADQLLVLRSEDLFQDTARVWGRILRFLGVAAMPLPMTLPRANAGRGEADAVPEAIRDDLRTALRPTATGVRARYGFGWDWA, from the coding sequence ATGGCCGCAGCACCGCAGCGGCTGCCGGATTTCCTGGTGCTGGGCACCCAGAAGGGAGGCACCACCAGCCTTCAGCAGCTGCTGGGGCATCACCCGGAGGTGTTCCTGGCCGCCGGCAAGGAGGTGCACTACTTCAGCCTCCACCACGACCAACCGCTGAGCTGGTATGCCGCCCACTACGCGACTGCCGCGGCGGATCAGCGCTGCGGGGACATCACTCCCTTCTATCTGTTCCACCCGGAGATCCCCGGCCGCATCCGGGCGCTGCTGCCGCAGGTGAAGCTGATCGCCCTGCTGCGGGATCCCGTGGAACGGGCCCTGTCCCAGGTGTTCCACGCCCGGCGCCTCGGATTCGAACCGCTAGAGCCCGCGGAAGCGCTGGCCGCGGAACCGGCCCGACTGGCCAGCGGTGATCCCTTCAGCCTGCAGAAGCACAGCTATGTGGCCCGCAGCCGTTATCTCGAACAGCTGCAGCGCTACGAAGCCCTGTTTCCGGCGGACCAGCTGCTGGTGCTGCGCAGCGAGGACCTGTTCCAGGACACCGCCAGGGTCTGGGGGCGGATTCTGCGGTTTCTTGGGGTTGCGGCCATGCCGCTGCCGATGACGCTGCCGCGGGCGAATGCCGGCCGGGGCGAAGCCGATGCGGTGCCTGAAGCGATCCGAGACGACCTCAGGACCGCCTTGCGGCCCACCGCCACAGGCGTGAGAGCGCGCTACGGGTTCGGCTGGGACTGGGCCTAG
- a CDS encoding sulfotransferase family 2 domain-containing protein has product MIIRHDLETVLLHVPKCAGKLLRMVFLRGVPPDAFTALWDYGWCPRLRRYVDHAHLPMQDLRMFEEFDYLERYRVVACVRDPYRRLPSAVNEYYRQKSKRLERRVLAGGITAEMKRRYYKQLPSRHAQLDPRFIHSLPIHHFTHFGDEPKADRLLRCETLRSDVLALAVELGWPQMFIDDAAARLKDEEPAASEALSPEELALANRLYAVDFATFGYARQPCTDEGSTSAIRKAGRIDVLRDAPEVRWHWGPTAHRCDQALQPVRR; this is encoded by the coding sequence ATGATCATCCGGCACGATCTCGAGACCGTTCTCCTGCACGTGCCCAAGTGCGCCGGAAAATTGCTGCGCATGGTGTTCCTGCGGGGAGTGCCTCCGGACGCGTTCACGGCACTGTGGGACTACGGCTGGTGCCCGCGGCTGCGCCGCTATGTGGACCATGCCCACCTGCCGATGCAGGACCTGCGGATGTTCGAGGAATTCGACTACCTGGAGCGCTACCGGGTGGTGGCCTGCGTGCGCGATCCGTACCGGCGTCTGCCCTCCGCGGTGAACGAGTACTACCGGCAGAAGTCGAAACGGCTGGAGCGGCGCGTGCTCGCCGGCGGCATCACTGCGGAGATGAAGCGCCGCTACTACAAGCAGCTGCCGTCACGGCACGCCCAGCTCGATCCCCGCTTCATCCATTCCCTGCCGATCCATCACTTCACCCACTTCGGCGATGAACCGAAAGCAGACCGGCTGCTGCGCTGCGAAACCCTGCGCAGCGATGTGCTGGCGCTGGCGGTTGAACTGGGCTGGCCTCAGATGTTCATCGACGATGCCGCCGCCAGGTTGAAGGATGAGGAGCCGGCGGCCTCGGAAGCCCTGAGCCCTGAGGAACTGGCCCTCGCCAACCGGCTGTACGCCGTGGACTTCGCCACCTTCGGCTACGCCCGGCAGCCCTGCACGGATGAAGGGAGCACCAGCGCCATCCGCAAAGCCGGCCGCATCGATGTGCTGAGGGACGCCCCCGAGGTGCGCTGGCACTGGGGCCCGACGGCCCATCGTTGCGATCAGGCCCTGCAACCGGTGCGCCGCTGA
- the secA gene encoding preprotein translocase subunit SecA yields the protein MLKLLLGDPNARKLKRYQPIVTDISVLEEDIAPLSDDDLRRRTAEFRERLDNAGTLENQRPVLDEILPEAFAIVREAGKRVLSMRHFDVQLIGGMVLHEGQIAEMKTGEGKTLVATLPSYLNALTGRGVHVVTVNDYLARRDAEWMGQVHRFLGLSVGLIQQDMRPEERRRNYACDITYATNSELGFDYLRDNMAADISEVVQRQFQYCVIDEVDSILIDEARTPLIISGQVERPQEKYQQAAQVAESLERSAEMGKDGIDPEGDYEVDEKQRSCTLTDEGYAKAEQMLGVQDLFNPQDPWAHYITNALKAKELFVKDVNYIVRDGEAVIVDEFTGRVMPGRRWSDGQHQAIEAKEALPIQPETQTLASITYQNFFLLYPRLAGMTGTAKTEEVEFEKTYKLETTIVPTNRVRARQDWADQVYKTEPAKWRAVANETAEIHRKGRPVLVGTTSVEKSELLSSLLAEQQIPHNLLNAKPENVERESEIVAQAGRAGAVTIATNMAGRGTDIILGGNSDYMARLKLREVLLPRLVRPEDGHKPPVPLQRSAAAGFSEAPQAPARSSESLFPCTLTDDTDQLLGQLARDLVAAWGDRALTVIELEERIATAAEKAPTDDPQIQSLRESIARVRAEYDAVVKQEEERVREAGGLHVIGTERHESRRVDNQLRGRAGRQGDPGSTRFFLSLGDNLLRIFGGDRVAGLMNAFRVEEDMPIESGMLTRSLEGAQKKVETYYYDIRKQVFEYDEVMNNQRRAVYSERRRVLDGRALKKQVIGYGERTMNEIVEAYVNPDLPPEEWDLDQLVSKVKEFINLLEDLTPDQIQGLGMEELKAFLQEQLRNAYDLKEGQIEQQRPGLMREAERFFILQQIDTLWREHLQAMDALRESVGLRGYGQKDPLIEYKNEGYDMFLEMMTNMRRNVIYSMFMFQPAPPQAQSA from the coding sequence ATGCTCAAGCTCCTGCTGGGTGACCCCAATGCCCGCAAGCTGAAGCGCTACCAGCCGATCGTCACCGATATCAGTGTCCTCGAAGAGGACATCGCGCCTCTCAGCGACGACGATCTTCGCCGCCGCACGGCCGAATTCCGCGAGCGGCTGGACAATGCCGGCACGCTCGAGAACCAGCGGCCGGTGCTGGATGAGATCCTGCCGGAAGCCTTCGCGATCGTCCGTGAGGCCGGCAAGCGCGTGCTGAGCATGCGCCATTTCGATGTGCAGCTGATCGGCGGCATGGTGCTGCACGAAGGCCAGATCGCCGAGATGAAGACCGGCGAGGGCAAGACGCTGGTGGCCACACTGCCCAGCTACCTCAATGCCCTCACCGGCCGCGGCGTGCATGTGGTGACGGTGAACGACTACCTGGCTCGCCGCGACGCCGAGTGGATGGGCCAGGTGCACCGCTTTCTGGGCCTGTCGGTGGGGCTGATTCAGCAGGACATGCGACCGGAGGAGCGCCGCCGCAATTACGCCTGCGACATCACCTACGCCACCAATTCCGAGCTGGGGTTCGACTACCTACGGGACAATATGGCGGCCGACATCAGCGAGGTGGTGCAGCGCCAGTTCCAGTACTGCGTGATCGATGAGGTGGATTCGATCCTGATCGACGAAGCCCGCACGCCGCTGATCATTTCCGGTCAGGTGGAGCGCCCTCAGGAGAAGTACCAGCAGGCCGCTCAGGTGGCCGAATCCCTGGAGCGGTCGGCCGAGATGGGCAAGGACGGCATCGATCCCGAGGGGGATTACGAGGTGGATGAGAAGCAGCGCAGCTGCACCCTCACCGATGAGGGTTATGCCAAGGCGGAACAGATGCTGGGGGTGCAGGACCTGTTCAATCCCCAGGACCCCTGGGCCCACTACATCACCAATGCCCTCAAGGCCAAGGAGCTGTTCGTCAAGGATGTGAACTACATCGTCCGCGATGGCGAGGCCGTGATCGTCGATGAGTTCACCGGTCGCGTCATGCCGGGTCGCCGCTGGAGCGATGGCCAGCACCAGGCGATCGAAGCCAAGGAAGCTCTGCCGATCCAGCCCGAGACCCAGACCCTGGCCTCGATCACCTACCAGAACTTCTTCCTGCTCTATCCCCGTCTGGCCGGCATGACCGGCACGGCCAAGACCGAAGAGGTGGAGTTCGAGAAGACCTACAAACTCGAAACCACGATCGTGCCCACCAACCGGGTCCGGGCCCGTCAGGACTGGGCGGATCAGGTCTACAAGACAGAACCGGCCAAGTGGCGCGCCGTCGCCAACGAAACCGCGGAGATTCACCGCAAAGGCCGGCCGGTGCTGGTGGGCACCACCTCCGTGGAGAAGAGTGAGCTGCTCAGCTCCCTGCTGGCGGAGCAGCAGATTCCCCACAACCTGCTCAACGCCAAGCCTGAGAACGTGGAGCGCGAGTCGGAGATCGTGGCCCAGGCCGGCCGTGCCGGCGCCGTCACCATCGCCACGAACATGGCTGGCCGCGGCACCGACATCATCCTGGGCGGCAACAGCGATTACATGGCCCGCCTCAAGCTGCGGGAGGTGTTGCTGCCCCGCCTGGTGCGCCCCGAGGATGGCCACAAGCCCCCGGTGCCGCTGCAGCGCAGCGCAGCGGCCGGTTTCTCGGAGGCCCCCCAAGCGCCGGCGCGCAGCAGCGAGAGCCTGTTCCCCTGCACCCTCACCGATGACACCGATCAGCTGCTGGGTCAGCTGGCCCGTGATCTGGTGGCGGCCTGGGGGGATCGCGCCCTCACGGTGATCGAGCTGGAGGAGCGCATCGCCACAGCCGCCGAGAAGGCTCCCACCGACGACCCTCAGATCCAGTCCCTGCGGGAGTCGATCGCCCGGGTGCGGGCGGAATACGACGCGGTGGTGAAGCAGGAGGAGGAGCGGGTGCGTGAGGCGGGAGGTCTGCACGTGATCGGCACGGAACGGCACGAATCCCGCCGCGTCGACAACCAGCTGCGTGGCCGTGCCGGCCGCCAGGGAGATCCGGGCTCCACCCGCTTCTTCCTCTCCCTTGGCGACAACCTGCTGCGCATCTTCGGCGGCGACCGGGTCGCCGGCCTGATGAACGCTTTCCGGGTGGAGGAGGACATGCCGATCGAGTCCGGCATGCTCACCCGCTCTCTGGAGGGGGCTCAGAAGAAGGTGGAGACGTACTACTACGACATCCGCAAGCAGGTGTTCGAATACGACGAGGTGATGAACAACCAGCGCCGCGCTGTGTATTCCGAACGCCGGCGTGTGCTGGATGGCCGCGCCCTGAAGAAACAGGTGATCGGCTACGGCGAGCGCACGATGAACGAGATCGTGGAGGCCTATGTGAATCCGGATCTGCCGCCGGAGGAATGGGATCTCGATCAGCTGGTGAGCAAGGTGAAGGAATTCATCAACCTGCTGGAGGATCTCACCCCGGATCAGATCCAGGGCCTGGGCATGGAGGAACTCAAAGCGTTCCTTCAGGAGCAGCTGCGCAATGCCTACGACCTCAAGGAAGGTCAGATCGAGCAGCAGCGTCCCGGCCTGATGCGGGAGGCCGAGCGGTTCTTCATCCTCCAGCAGATCGACACCCTCTGGCGGGAACATCTGCAGGCGATGGATGCCCTGCGTGAGTCCGTCGGCCTGCGGGGCTACGGCCAGAAGGATCCGCTGATCGAATACAAGAACGAGGGTTACGACATGTTCCTCGAGATGATGACCAACATGCGCCGCAATGTGATCTATTCGATGTTCATGTTCCAGCCGGCCCCACCTCAGGCGCAGTCCGCCTGA
- a CDS encoding glycosyltransferase family 2 protein: MSRIPPIAVITPYYQERTSLLEQCHASVQAQTTPCLHVLVADGHPQPELDTWTADHLRLPCSHRDIGSTPRLIGAIHAIGLGCELITFLDADNWLQPDHCATVLEAVRSSGAAFLSTSRRLHAPDGTYFADCPNTDPDRFIDTNCMTFARPAFPLLQHWVLMPSYAHLIGDRVMLDHVRRSGLPRRHLDITSVCYRCGKDGIYRQLGLPIPDGVEPAPDYAASFRRWEADGHPALI, from the coding sequence ATGAGCAGGATTCCACCGATTGCGGTGATCACGCCGTATTACCAGGAACGCACGTCGCTGCTCGAGCAGTGCCACGCCAGCGTGCAGGCTCAGACCACCCCCTGCCTGCATGTGCTGGTGGCTGATGGTCACCCCCAGCCGGAGCTGGACACGTGGACGGCTGATCACCTGCGTCTTCCCTGCTCCCACCGCGACATCGGATCCACACCCCGGCTGATCGGAGCGATCCACGCCATCGGACTTGGATGTGAGCTGATCACCTTTCTCGATGCCGATAACTGGTTGCAGCCGGATCACTGCGCCACCGTTCTGGAGGCGGTCCGCAGCAGCGGGGCGGCCTTCCTGTCCACCTCCCGTCGTCTGCATGCTCCTGACGGCACCTACTTCGCTGACTGTCCCAACACCGACCCTGACCGCTTCATTGACACCAACTGCATGACCTTCGCCCGTCCGGCGTTCCCCCTTTTGCAGCACTGGGTTCTGATGCCGTCCTATGCCCACCTGATCGGGGATCGGGTGATGCTGGATCACGTCCGTCGTTCGGGTCTGCCGCGTCGGCATCTCGACATCACCAGCGTCTGCTACCGCTGTGGCAAGGACGGCATCTACCGGCAGCTCGGTCTTCCCATACCGGATGGGGTGGAACCGGCCCCGGATTACGCAGCGTCGTTCCGCCGCTGGGAGGCGGACGGTCACCCTGCGCTGATCTGA
- a CDS encoding glycosyltransferase codes for MPSPSLLAIVCARDEAVQIRRCLAGLIAEGFEVVLLDHGSTDATRSIAEDFLGQGLIRIETLPWTGSFSLSDQLRAKQAIVETSRHDWVSHFDADELPVAAPMFERVIDAVAAAAEQNCNCINFHELVFLPPPGRERFGAPEFCGDHLDYYFFQPTYPRLMRIWRRDSGLSNLAAGGHQLRGVERRLFPVDLVLRHFIVLSRASARAKYLPRVFSEEDLARGWHGNRVNIQAEAIDAYFDGRLARADRIHSLRDPDDHRYELSHPQIKHFWEWG; via the coding sequence ATGCCATCTCCCTCCCTGCTGGCCATCGTCTGTGCCCGTGATGAGGCAGTGCAGATCCGTCGCTGCCTGGCGGGGTTGATCGCCGAGGGCTTCGAGGTGGTGCTGCTGGACCATGGCTCCACCGATGCCACCCGATCGATCGCCGAGGATTTCCTGGGGCAGGGTTTGATTCGGATTGAAACGCTTCCCTGGACCGGCAGTTTCAGCCTCAGCGATCAGCTGCGGGCCAAGCAGGCGATTGTCGAGACCAGTCGTCACGACTGGGTGTCTCATTTCGATGCGGATGAGCTGCCCGTGGCGGCTCCGATGTTTGAGCGGGTGATCGATGCCGTGGCGGCAGCGGCAGAACAGAACTGCAACTGCATCAACTTCCATGAGCTGGTGTTTCTCCCCCCGCCAGGCCGTGAGCGCTTCGGGGCACCGGAATTCTGTGGCGACCACCTCGACTACTACTTCTTTCAACCCACCTATCCGCGGCTGATGCGGATCTGGCGCCGGGATTCAGGCCTCAGCAATCTGGCGGCCGGTGGTCATCAGCTCAGGGGCGTGGAGCGGCGTTTGTTTCCTGTTGATCTGGTGCTCAGACATTTCATCGTTCTCAGCCGTGCATCCGCTCGGGCCAAATATCTGCCGCGGGTGTTCAGTGAGGAGGATCTGGCCCGGGGTTGGCATGGGAACCGCGTGAACATTCAGGCCGAGGCCATCGACGCCTACTTCGATGGGCGACTGGCCAGAGCGGATCGCATCCACAGCCTGCGCGACCCCGACGACCATCGCTATGAGCTGAGTCATCCTCAGATCAAGCATTTCTGGGAGTGGGGCTGA